A window from Planctomicrobium piriforme encodes these proteins:
- a CDS encoding DUF1844 domain-containing protein yields the protein MSSSKSPGDKPQIEIVSDEDWKSRVKAEDAKRDAELAGAAAPAKTPPVANVEPEEDELIDVGSIPDASFATLLQMLSTQAILSLGLIPGPEGEVHIQLPLAKHFIDLLAVLETKCKGNLTADESRFLDGTLHELRIAFVEVSKNTGKSA from the coding sequence ATGTCCAGCTCCAAGTCGCCGGGTGACAAACCACAGATCGAGATCGTCTCTGACGAAGACTGGAAGTCTCGCGTCAAAGCCGAAGACGCGAAACGCGATGCCGAACTTGCGGGGGCTGCAGCTCCTGCCAAAACACCGCCAGTCGCGAATGTCGAACCCGAAGAAGATGAACTGATTGATGTCGGCTCGATTCCGGATGCCAGCTTCGCGACCTTGTTGCAGATGTTGTCGACGCAGGCGATTCTTTCTCTGGGGCTGATCCCGGGGCCCGAGGGAGAAGTGCATATTCAGTTGCCGCTGGCCAAGCACTTTATCGACCTGCTGGCGGTGCTGGAGACGAAGTGCAAAGGCAACCTGACTGCCGACGAGTCTCGTTTTCTCGATGGCACACTCCACGAACTGAGGATTGCGTTCGTGGAGGTCTCGAAGAACACGGGCAAATCGGCCTGA
- a CDS encoding DUF1444 family protein produces MAETAPDHWSLLSGPANWFRLRHPPRWQAEDRQGAYALRPPDSEALLAINTIWLSEERDSEERANVLPRLQDVVDQFPRVKNVEAVAEPQVPDAVDCMQGEAVLDLEKTWWGRLLKGDRWRAWKMWAFQRSQLLIVVTLLHAGERDPELESMVRLMLRCLELPEHPADPPEVFAQRAVELSRKKFPLLKVELLSDFQIQIATSRLNLANFYRAYVREPDKFDQILLPAMTTAVQVQGWGEQETAPPLEIVRDRLMPMLYPEQVWRDKFPDILGEPWVAGLVILYVVDESNAYWYVRKELTGKWGLTPQDLHEIAIDNLQSYFERQPMEMAVANSEEGVPAVMMPSKPDTYNTTRLLCHSFLSQLREVAQGDLVMGVPGRDFFVAVSTRLPEMVGRIRARVREDYEQTDHPLTNRMLLVTADGVSELIDDDVQ; encoded by the coding sequence TTGGCAGAAACTGCTCCTGATCACTGGTCGCTGCTGTCGGGGCCGGCCAACTGGTTCCGGTTGCGCCATCCTCCCCGCTGGCAGGCGGAAGATCGTCAGGGAGCGTACGCGCTGCGACCGCCGGATTCTGAAGCCCTGCTGGCGATCAATACCATCTGGCTCAGTGAAGAGCGGGACAGTGAAGAACGGGCCAATGTTCTCCCCCGCCTGCAAGACGTGGTCGATCAGTTCCCGCGCGTGAAGAACGTCGAAGCCGTCGCAGAACCGCAGGTGCCGGACGCCGTCGACTGCATGCAGGGAGAAGCGGTTCTCGATCTGGAAAAAACCTGGTGGGGACGCCTGCTCAAAGGGGACCGCTGGCGAGCCTGGAAGATGTGGGCGTTTCAACGCTCGCAACTGCTGATCGTGGTGACTCTGCTGCATGCAGGTGAGCGCGATCCCGAACTCGAATCGATGGTCCGCCTGATGCTGCGGTGCCTCGAACTTCCCGAACATCCGGCCGATCCCCCGGAAGTGTTCGCACAACGGGCCGTCGAACTCTCCCGCAAAAAGTTCCCGCTGCTCAAGGTCGAACTTCTTAGCGACTTCCAGATTCAAATCGCTACGTCACGCTTGAACCTGGCGAACTTCTATCGCGCGTACGTTCGCGAACCTGACAAGTTCGACCAGATTTTGCTGCCGGCCATGACCACCGCAGTTCAGGTGCAAGGTTGGGGTGAACAGGAAACCGCGCCGCCGCTAGAGATCGTCCGCGACCGCCTGATGCCGATGCTCTATCCCGAACAGGTCTGGCGCGACAAATTTCCAGACATCCTCGGCGAGCCCTGGGTCGCCGGACTGGTGATCCTGTACGTCGTCGATGAATCGAACGCCTACTGGTACGTCCGCAAAGAGTTGACTGGCAAATGGGGACTGACTCCGCAGGATCTCCACGAAATCGCCATCGACAATCTACAGAGTTATTTCGAACGGCAGCCGATGGAGATGGCCGTTGCCAACTCTGAAGAGGGCGTGCCGGCGGTCATGATGCCCAGCAAGCCTGACACCTATAATACGACGCGGCTGCTGTGCCACAGTTTTCTGTCGCAACTCCGCGAAGTGGCCCAGGGGGATCTGGTGATGGGGGTTCCCGGACGCGACTTCTTCGTCGCCGTCTCCACCCGATTACCGGAAATGGTGGGCCGCATTCGCGCTCGCGTACGGGAAGACTACGAACAGACGGACCATCCTTTGACCAATCGCATGCTGCTTGTCACGGCAGACGGCGTATCGGAACTGATTGATGACGACGTTCAGTGA